A single Tenacibaculum sp. Bg11-29 DNA region contains:
- a CDS encoding SDR family oxidoreductase: MKILITGTTGYIAKRLVLKLLDAGHELVCCVRDLQRIPDEIEFKENIEFIKVDFLNTENVAFTSDIDVAYYLIHSMATDAVNFEDLEQRCAKNFKSLVEKINCKQVVYLSGIVNDSSLSKHLASRFQVEQNLQSKKYALTTFRAGIIVGSGSASFEIIRDIVEKLPLMVTPKWLNTKSQPIAIRDVLAFLERAVGNEELYNKSFDICGTEVLTYKEMLLQFAEVRGFKRYIFTLPLLTPKLSSYWLYFVTSTSFNLAQALVDSMKVEVIAKASNINQLLDIQPICYKDAVNLAFQRIEQNAVVSSWKDAISSGTFKDQLSDHIQMPQYGCFKDVRSIKITDEDFTINKIWSIGGKNGWYSFNGLWKLRGYVDKIFGGVGLRRGRTHDTYLEAGDPLDFWRVLLADKKEKRLLLFAEMKLPGEAWLEFKIVKDKLYQRAVFRPKGVLGRLYWYSVLPFHAFVFKGMINALVNK, translated from the coding sequence ATGAAAATTCTAATCACAGGAACCACAGGGTATATTGCAAAACGATTGGTGTTGAAATTACTAGACGCAGGGCATGAATTAGTCTGTTGTGTTCGTGATTTACAACGAATTCCTGATGAAATAGAATTTAAAGAAAATATTGAGTTTATAAAAGTAGATTTTTTAAATACAGAAAATGTTGCTTTTACTTCAGATATAGATGTAGCCTATTATTTAATACATTCAATGGCTACAGATGCTGTTAATTTTGAAGATTTAGAACAGCGTTGTGCTAAAAATTTTAAAAGTTTAGTAGAAAAAATAAATTGTAAGCAAGTTGTATATTTAAGTGGTATTGTAAATGATAGTTCTTTGTCTAAGCACTTAGCATCTCGTTTTCAAGTTGAGCAGAATCTGCAATCAAAAAAATACGCACTTACAACATTTAGGGCAGGTATAATTGTAGGTAGTGGTAGTGCCTCTTTTGAAATTATTAGAGATATTGTAGAAAAATTACCTCTAATGGTTACTCCAAAATGGTTAAATACCAAATCACAACCTATTGCTATTAGAGATGTTTTAGCCTTTTTAGAGCGGGCAGTTGGAAATGAAGAATTGTATAATAAATCTTTTGATATCTGTGGTACGGAAGTACTTACATACAAAGAAATGCTTTTACAATTTGCTGAAGTAAGAGGTTTTAAAAGATACATTTTTACATTACCGTTGTTAACTCCAAAATTATCATCGTATTGGTTGTATTTCGTTACATCTACATCATTTAATTTGGCGCAAGCGCTGGTGGATAGTATGAAAGTTGAGGTGATAGCTAAAGCTAGTAATATTAATCAGCTTTTAGATATACAACCTATTTGTTATAAAGATGCGGTAAATTTAGCTTTTCAAAGAATAGAACAAAATGCTGTTGTATCAAGCTGGAAAGACGCAATTAGTAGCGGTACTTTTAAAGATCAATTGTCTGATCATATTCAAATGCCACAATATGGTTGTTTTAAAGATGTACGTTCTATAAAAATTACCGATGAAGATTTTACAATTAATAAAATTTGGTCTATCGGTGGTAAAAACGGATGGTATAGTTTTAATGGCTTATGGAAATTAAGAGGATATGTCGACAAGATTTTTGGAGGTGTTGGCTTACGTAGAGGAAGAACACATGATACGTATTTAGAAGCAGGAGACCCTTTAGATTTTTGGCGTGTATTATTAGCAGATAAAAAAGAAAAAAGATTGTTGTTGTTTGCCGAAATGAAGTTGCCAGGAGAAGCATGGTTAGAATTTAAAATAGTAAAAGATAAGTTATACCAAAGAGCTGTGTTTAGACCCAAAGGAGTTTTAGGGCGTTTGTATTGGTATTCAGTTTTACCATTTCATGCCTTTGTTTTTAAAGGAATGATTAACGCTTTGGTTAATAAATAA
- a CDS encoding flavin reductase family protein → MHLSRAAIDEMEHLYKINLMNSVSGYKSANLVATKSEDGVTNLAIFSSVVHYGSSPAILGFVLRPTTVARNTYNNIKKTGFYTINAVCEDIIEDAHHTSAKYASGISEFDKTDLSPEYKDGFHAPYVTESPLQIGIKFLEEYHIKANGTILVLGEVTDLYFKDSMLSEDGFLNLSKEKIAAINGLDTYMVSEKYKRLSYQRPK, encoded by the coding sequence ATGCATTTATCTAGAGCAGCAATAGATGAGATGGAGCATCTATATAAAATAAATTTAATGAATAGTGTTTCTGGTTATAAATCAGCAAATCTTGTTGCTACTAAATCAGAAGATGGAGTAACCAATTTGGCTATTTTTAGTTCAGTAGTTCATTATGGTTCTAGCCCTGCAATTTTAGGCTTTGTATTGCGTCCTACCACAGTAGCACGTAATACATATAACAACATAAAGAAAACTGGTTTTTACACTATAAATGCAGTTTGTGAAGATATAATTGAAGATGCGCATCATACGTCTGCAAAATATGCTTCTGGAATATCAGAATTTGATAAAACGGATTTATCTCCAGAATATAAAGATGGTTTTCATGCGCCTTACGTAACAGAGTCACCTTTGCAAATAGGAATAAAATTTTTGGAAGAATATCATATTAAAGCAAACGGAACTATTTTGGTTTTAGGAGAAGTGACAGATTTGTATTTTAAAGATTCAATGCTTTCAGAAGATGGTTTTTTAAATTTATCTAAAGAAAAAATTGCAGCAATAAATGGTTTAGATACTTATATGGTATCTGAAAAATATAAACGATTATCATATCAAAGACCGAAATAA